From a single Labilibaculum sp. DW002 genomic region:
- a CDS encoding DUF6515 family protein: protein MRTSKIYKLVASIVLVSAIAVSTSNVNAQRRSQKDNKVRYEERNKTDRLRKYDRKEKYNRSNYSTHSNQNKDRVSKKHKKYDSHKKHDRYAKTHSNRHNDRNVYRSKKHKSYGHNSHGHKSYGHSSHHYSGDRYSHYNHKRQIRPHSRYRHFYNNHGHNCYHHDRYGNVVIRFASEPVIINHRHGDYYYLNGDYYRFYPEVGYVLVEAPSSTYFSYVPDNCHQVSHRGGVYYTNGEVCFVKQRKGFRLVNAPSGLHLSFRF, encoded by the coding sequence ATGAGAACATCTAAGATATATAAGTTGGTAGCCAGTATAGTATTGGTTTCGGCAATTGCGGTTTCTACATCAAATGTAAATGCACAAAGAAGATCTCAAAAGGACAATAAAGTTCGTTATGAGGAAAGAAATAAGACAGATCGATTGAGAAAGTATGATAGAAAAGAGAAATACAATCGAAGTAACTATTCAACTCATTCGAATCAAAATAAAGATCGTGTAAGTAAGAAGCATAAGAAATATGATTCGCACAAGAAGCATGATCGCTATGCAAAGACTCATTCGAATCGCCATAATGATCGAAATGTGTATCGTAGCAAAAAGCATAAATCTTACGGGCATAATTCCCATGGACATAAGTCGTATGGTCATTCAAGTCATCATTATAGTGGGGATCGATACAGTCATTACAATCACAAAAGGCAAATTCGACCTCATTCTAGATACAGGCATTTTTATAATAATCATGGGCACAATTGTTATCACCATGATCGATATGGAAATGTGGTTATCCGATTTGCAAGTGAGCCTGTAATTATTAATCACCGTCATGGAGACTATTATTATTTAAATGGAGATTATTATAGATTTTATCCTGAGGTAGGATATGTATTAGTTGAAGCACCAAGTTCAACTTATTTCTCATATGTTCCAGATAATTGTCATCAAGTAAGTCACCGTGGAGGTGTTTATTATACAAATGGAGAGGTTTGTTTTGTGAAGCAGAGAAAAGGGTTTAGATTGGTCAATGCACCTTCTGGTTTACATCTTTCTTTCCGATTTTAA
- a CDS encoding RidA family protein: MSITRMDSTPRMSRIVEHNNTIYLCGQTAKDANTDIKEQTITTLEKVEELLEKVGSDKKHILSVTIYVRDMKDFAAMNEVWDAWVEEGFQPARACVEARMARPELLVEMSVIAAKK; the protein is encoded by the coding sequence ATGAGTATAACTAGAATGGATTCGACACCGAGAATGAGCCGCATTGTAGAACACAACAATACGATATATTTATGTGGTCAAACAGCTAAGGATGCTAATACCGATATAAAGGAACAAACAATCACTACTCTTGAGAAAGTAGAAGAGTTGTTGGAGAAAGTTGGTTCTGATAAGAAACACATCCTTTCTGTTACAATCTATGTTCGCGACATGAAAGATTTTGCAGCTATGAACGAAGTTTGGGACGCATGGGTAGAAGAAGGTTTTCAGCCAGCTCGCGCTTGTGTTGAAGCTCGTATGGCGCGCCCGGAATTATTGGTTGAGATGTCGGTAATTGCTGCGAAAAAGTAA
- the rlmH gene encoding 23S rRNA (pseudouridine(1915)-N(3))-methyltransferase RlmH: MKIILLVIGKTDKDFVKNGIEEYQKRLVHYLPFEINIIPDIKNTKNLSENQQKQKEGALILDKVKAGDHLILLDEGGKEFSSVAFSKFIEQKMIGGTKKLVFVIGGPYGFSDDVYRKAQGKVSLSKMTFSHQMIRMIFTEQLYRAMTIIKGEPYHHV, from the coding sequence ATGAAAATAATTCTTTTGGTAATTGGGAAAACAGATAAGGATTTTGTGAAAAATGGAATCGAAGAATATCAAAAACGCTTGGTTCATTATCTGCCTTTTGAAATAAATATCATTCCAGATATAAAAAATACGAAAAATCTATCTGAAAATCAGCAAAAACAAAAAGAGGGAGCATTAATTTTAGATAAAGTAAAAGCAGGTGATCACCTTATTTTACTCGATGAGGGTGGAAAAGAATTTTCTTCTGTTGCTTTCTCAAAGTTTATTGAGCAAAAAATGATTGGAGGTACAAAAAAATTAGTTTTTGTGATTGGAGGACCTTACGGATTTTCCGATGATGTTTATCGCAAAGCTCAGGGAAAGGTGTCCTTATCTAAAATGACTTTTTCTCATCAAATGATTCGGATGATTTTTACAGAGCAGTTGTATCGAGCTATGACTATTATTAAAGGTGAACCTTATCACCATGTTTGA
- a CDS encoding glutamine synthetase family protein has product MMTRDEYLMDPNKLVQYLQKMPNEFTKEDLIRYIEENGIQMINFRYVANDGKLKTLNFIITDRNHLDNILSTGERVDGSSLFPFIEAGSSDLYVIPRFKTAFLNPFSEVPTLDILCSFYTAQGEPLESAPEHILKKAHNCFKEKTGMTFKAMGELEYYIKSTKAELYPGEDQKGYHDSQPFTQWENLRREAMVLIAQCGGKIKYGHSEVGNFILREDGYEQHEIEFIPVEAEDAVDQLLIGKWIVRMLAAREGALVSWAPKITVGKAGSGLHIHMMLEKDGQNLCVENGKLSDTAKKGIAGIMDLAGPLTAFGNTIPTSYLRLVPHQEAPTYVCWGDRNRSVLVRVPLGWVGASDMIKSVNPCEPADPRDFSSKQTFEFRVPDGSADIYSLMAGLIVAGQHGLEMDNSLQMAEDLYADVDIFAPDYKEKLDALKQLPTCCWESADCLLEKREVFERNGVFPKGSVDAVVKNLKLYEDNGLNDRILGNVDKIMEIVDTYIHCM; this is encoded by the coding sequence ATGATGACAAGGGATGAGTATTTAATGGATCCAAACAAACTGGTTCAGTACTTACAGAAAATGCCAAATGAATTCACAAAAGAGGATTTGATTCGTTACATCGAAGAAAATGGCATTCAGATGATCAACTTTCGTTACGTTGCTAACGACGGTAAATTAAAGACATTAAACTTTATTATAACTGATCGCAACCACTTAGACAATATTCTAAGTACAGGTGAGCGTGTTGATGGATCAAGCCTTTTCCCATTTATTGAGGCAGGCTCAAGTGACTTATACGTGATACCACGTTTCAAAACTGCTTTCCTGAATCCATTCTCAGAAGTTCCAACATTAGATATCCTTTGTTCTTTCTATACAGCTCAAGGTGAGCCTTTAGAAAGTGCACCAGAGCATATTCTTAAAAAAGCACACAACTGTTTTAAAGAAAAAACAGGAATGACTTTTAAGGCAATGGGTGAGTTGGAGTACTATATCAAAAGTACTAAAGCAGAACTTTATCCTGGTGAAGATCAAAAAGGATATCATGATTCTCAGCCATTTACTCAGTGGGAGAACCTACGTCGCGAGGCAATGGTACTTATTGCTCAGTGTGGTGGTAAAATTAAATATGGTCATTCTGAGGTTGGTAACTTCATTCTACGCGAAGATGGTTACGAGCAACACGAAATTGAATTTATCCCAGTTGAAGCAGAGGATGCTGTTGATCAATTATTAATTGGTAAGTGGATTGTTCGTATGCTGGCAGCTCGCGAAGGAGCACTAGTAAGCTGGGCTCCAAAAATTACTGTAGGTAAAGCCGGATCAGGTCTTCATATTCACATGATGCTTGAAAAAGATGGTCAAAACCTATGTGTTGAGAATGGCAAATTAAGCGATACAGCTAAAAAAGGTATTGCTGGAATTATGGATCTTGCCGGACCATTAACTGCTTTTGGTAACACAATTCCAACTTCATACTTACGTTTGGTTCCTCATCAAGAGGCTCCTACTTACGTATGCTGGGGTGATCGTAACCGCTCTGTATTGGTACGTGTACCATTAGGATGGGTTGGCGCTTCTGACATGATCAAGAGTGTAAATCCATGCGAGCCTGCTGATCCTAGAGATTTCTCGAGCAAGCAGACATTCGAATTTAGAGTGCCAGATGGTTCGGCTGATATTTATTCTTTAATGGCTGGATTAATTGTTGCAGGACAGCACGGTTTAGAGATGGATAACTCATTGCAGATGGCTGAAGATTTGTATGCTGATGTTGATATTTTTGCACCGGACTACAAAGAAAAATTAGATGCCTTAAAGCAATTGCCAACTTGTTGTTGGGAGAGTGCAGATTGTTTATTAGAAAAAAGAGAAGTTTTTGAACGCAATGGAGTATTCCCAAAGGGATCTGTAGATGCTGTTGTTAAAAACTTAAAATTATATGAAGATAATGGGTTAAATGATCGAATTCTTGGGAATGTAGATAAGATAATGGAGATTGTAGATACTTACATTCATTGTATGTAG
- a CDS encoding NAD(P)/FAD-dependent oxidoreductase, which produces MDTIKHIPENGKTRVVIIGGGFAGLKLARQLANTKYQIVLIDRNNFHQFQPLFYQVATSGLEPSSIAFPLRKIFQKKSNVHFRMADLLEVDSNVQEIYTTLGKLSYDHLVLATGVDTNYFGNKNIEEFAIPMKSVSEAIFLRNSILRNYEKALNESDPDKAANYMNIVLVGGGPTGVELAGALAEMKSEILPKDYPELDFSLMNVYLFEASDRLLNGMSEVASKKAEAYLEKLGVIVKTEARVADYDGLKIKLADGEVFHSYTLVWAAGVTARSIKGISEFAASRGGRIRVDLYNKVAGLNNVYAIGDLSIQKEGDFQNGHPQVAQVGLQQASNLAKNLKNKLKGEKWKTFHYQDRGSLATIGKNLAVADLPGVKMQGFFAWILWLFVHLMAIVGVKNRFFILINWVWNYFTSDQSLRVLIRPKKRSFTDRASKKKHQVEIN; this is translated from the coding sequence ATGGATACGATTAAGCACATTCCTGAAAATGGAAAAACCCGAGTAGTGATTATTGGTGGTGGTTTTGCAGGCTTAAAACTAGCCCGACAATTGGCTAACACAAAATACCAGATAGTGCTGATTGATAGAAATAATTTTCATCAATTTCAACCTTTATTTTATCAGGTGGCAACTTCAGGTTTGGAACCCAGCTCTATTGCATTTCCTCTGCGTAAGATTTTTCAGAAGAAGAGTAATGTGCATTTCCGTATGGCTGATTTGTTGGAAGTGGATTCTAATGTTCAGGAAATTTATACCACATTAGGTAAGCTAAGCTATGATCATTTGGTCTTGGCAACAGGAGTAGATACAAATTACTTTGGAAATAAGAATATTGAAGAGTTTGCTATCCCTATGAAATCAGTTTCTGAGGCAATCTTTCTTAGAAACTCCATTCTTAGAAATTATGAAAAGGCGCTAAATGAATCGGATCCTGATAAAGCGGCGAATTATATGAATATTGTTCTGGTTGGTGGTGGACCCACAGGAGTTGAGCTAGCTGGAGCTTTGGCTGAGATGAAATCGGAAATATTGCCCAAAGATTATCCTGAGTTGGATTTCAGCTTAATGAATGTGTATTTGTTTGAAGCTTCGGATCGTTTGTTGAACGGCATGTCTGAAGTTGCTTCTAAAAAAGCAGAAGCATATTTAGAAAAGCTAGGTGTTATTGTAAAAACAGAAGCTCGTGTTGCTGATTATGATGGTTTAAAAATTAAGCTTGCTGACGGAGAAGTATTTCATTCTTATACTTTAGTTTGGGCTGCGGGTGTAACTGCACGTTCCATAAAAGGGATATCAGAATTTGCAGCTTCACGAGGTGGTCGAATTCGAGTTGACCTGTATAATAAGGTGGCTGGCTTAAATAATGTTTACGCCATAGGAGATTTGTCAATTCAAAAAGAAGGCGATTTCCAAAATGGACACCCTCAGGTTGCTCAAGTTGGTTTGCAGCAAGCAAGTAATCTAGCTAAAAACCTGAAGAATAAGTTGAAGGGTGAAAAGTGGAAGACATTTCATTATCAGGATAGGGGTTCATTGGCAACCATCGGAAAAAATTTAGCTGTAGCTGATTTGCCTGGAGTAAAAATGCAAGGTTTTTTTGCTTGGATACTTTGGCTGTTTGTTCACTTGATGGCTATAGTTGGTGTAAAGAACCGTTTTTTTATTCTTATTAATTGGGTTTGGAATTATTTCACTTCTGATCAATCTTTAAGAGTTCTGATAAGACCTAAGAAGAGAAGTTTTACAGATAGGGCAAGTAAAAAGAAACATCAAGTTGAAATAAATTAG
- a CDS encoding valine--tRNA ligase: MEIPTKYNPAESEDKWYKYWMDKGFFHSVPDEREAYTIVIPPPNVTGVLHMGHMLNNTIQDVLVRRARLQGKNVCWVPGTDHASIATEAKVVNKLREEGISKEDITRDEFMKHAWEWKEKHGGIILEQLKKLGASCDWERTAFTMDESLYDSVIDVFIDLYNKEKIYRGVRMVNWDPSAQTAVSDEEVIHKELQSKLYYLRYQVEGSEEYITIATTRPETILGDTAVCINPKDERFAHLRGKRCIVPLVNRSIPIIEDEYVDMEFGTGALKITPAHDIHDYEIGDRHNLESIDIFNDNGTMSEAAQLYIGKDRFEVRDLILPDLEKAGNLVKVEDYVNKVGFSERTDAVIEPKLSMQWFLNMKELAEPALEHVMNDDIQLHPAKFKNTYRHWMENVKDWCISRQLWWGQRIPVYYLPEGGYVVAKTIEEALVTATAKTGKTYQSEDLRQDEDVLDTWFSSWLWPLSVFDGIRNPENEEIKYYYPTNDLVSGPDILFFWIARMVIAGYEYKGEKPFSNVYLTGIVRDEQGRKMSKSLGNSPDPLDLIEKYGADGVRVGMLLCSPAGGDLLFNENLPEQGRNFTTKIWNAFRLVKGWEVADIEQPEYARIATEVFHARLNNTMEQLDEQFKQYRISEALMTVYTLFRDEFSSWYLEMVKPAYQQPIDKKTFDSTVALFEKLMQLLHPFMPFLTEEIWQLLADRSEEDSIMVSVMPKPDSYDADLLAKFDQVKEVIVAVRNIRKQKNIAFKEVLEMNYKAKGDNYDASFDCVVAKMCNLKEISTANGEMAGAMSFIVNAIEYFIPLGDLVNVEEEIKKMEDELKYTQGFLMSVQKKMSNERFVNNAPAKVIEIEKKKMADAEAKIKVLEDRIASMK, encoded by the coding sequence ATGGAAATCCCAACAAAGTACAATCCTGCAGAATCGGAGGACAAGTGGTATAAGTATTGGATGGATAAAGGATTCTTCCACTCTGTACCAGACGAGAGAGAGGCGTATACAATTGTAATACCGCCACCAAACGTCACCGGTGTCTTACACATGGGGCATATGCTGAACAATACGATTCAAGATGTATTGGTCCGCAGAGCCAGATTGCAGGGAAAGAATGTCTGTTGGGTGCCTGGTACCGATCACGCTTCTATTGCTACCGAAGCTAAAGTTGTAAATAAACTGAGAGAAGAAGGTATTTCTAAGGAAGATATTACTCGCGATGAGTTTATGAAACATGCTTGGGAATGGAAAGAAAAGCACGGTGGAATCATCTTGGAGCAACTTAAGAAATTAGGTGCATCTTGTGATTGGGAGCGTACTGCTTTTACAATGGATGAGTCTTTATACGATTCAGTAATCGATGTATTTATTGATCTTTATAATAAAGAAAAGATTTATCGCGGTGTTCGTATGGTAAACTGGGATCCATCGGCGCAAACAGCTGTTTCCGACGAAGAGGTAATCCACAAAGAATTACAATCAAAACTTTACTATTTAAGATATCAGGTTGAAGGTAGCGAGGAGTATATTACGATTGCGACGACTCGCCCTGAAACAATTCTTGGTGATACAGCAGTTTGTATCAATCCAAAAGATGAACGATTTGCTCATTTAAGAGGTAAGCGTTGTATCGTACCATTGGTAAATCGTTCTATCCCTATTATCGAGGATGAATACGTAGATATGGAGTTTGGTACAGGTGCTTTGAAAATTACGCCTGCTCACGATATTCATGATTATGAAATTGGTGACCGTCATAACCTAGAGTCTATCGATATCTTTAACGATAATGGAACCATGAGTGAAGCGGCACAGCTTTATATTGGTAAAGATCGTTTCGAAGTTCGTGATTTGATTCTTCCGGACTTAGAGAAAGCAGGAAACTTAGTTAAGGTTGAAGACTATGTGAACAAAGTTGGTTTCTCTGAGCGTACCGATGCTGTTATTGAGCCTAAGTTGAGTATGCAGTGGTTCCTTAATATGAAGGAATTGGCTGAGCCAGCTTTGGAGCATGTCATGAATGACGATATTCAATTGCACCCGGCTAAGTTCAAAAACACTTACCGTCATTGGATGGAAAATGTTAAGGATTGGTGTATTTCTCGTCAGTTATGGTGGGGACAGCGTATTCCGGTTTACTACTTGCCAGAAGGTGGTTATGTAGTTGCCAAAACAATTGAAGAAGCTCTTGTTACAGCTACGGCTAAAACAGGAAAGACATATCAATCAGAAGATTTACGTCAGGATGAGGATGTACTAGATACATGGTTCTCTTCTTGGTTGTGGCCTCTTTCTGTATTCGATGGTATTCGTAATCCTGAAAATGAGGAGATCAAATACTATTATCCAACTAACGATTTGGTATCAGGACCAGATATTCTATTTTTCTGGATTGCTCGTATGGTAATTGCAGGATATGAATACAAAGGTGAAAAGCCATTTTCTAATGTTTATTTGACGGGTATTGTTCGCGATGAGCAAGGTCGTAAAATGTCTAAATCATTGGGTAACTCTCCAGATCCATTAGATCTAATTGAGAAATATGGTGCTGATGGTGTTCGTGTTGGTATGTTATTGTGTTCTCCTGCTGGAGGAGACTTGCTTTTCAACGAGAATTTACCGGAGCAAGGACGTAACTTTACGACTAAGATTTGGAATGCATTCCGTTTGGTTAAAGGATGGGAAGTTGCAGATATCGAACAACCAGAATATGCACGAATTGCAACTGAAGTTTTCCATGCTCGTTTGAATAACACGATGGAGCAATTGGATGAGCAGTTCAAACAATATCGTATTAGCGAGGCCTTAATGACTGTTTATACTTTATTCCGCGATGAATTTTCATCATGGTATTTAGAAATGGTGAAGCCAGCTTATCAGCAGCCAATCGATAAGAAAACTTTCGATTCAACTGTTGCTCTTTTCGAGAAGTTGATGCAATTGTTACACCCATTCATGCCTTTCTTAACTGAGGAGATCTGGCAATTACTAGCCGATCGTTCTGAAGAGGATAGTATCATGGTATCAGTTATGCCGAAACCAGATTCTTATGATGCTGACTTGTTAGCAAAATTTGATCAGGTGAAAGAAGTAATTGTAGCTGTTCGTAACATCCGTAAGCAAAAGAATATTGCCTTTAAGGAAGTTTTGGAAATGAACTACAAAGCAAAAGGAGACAATTACGATGCTTCTTTCGATTGTGTGGTTGCTAAAATGTGTAACTTAAAAGAGATTTCAACTGCAAATGGTGAAATGGCTGGTGCCATGTCGTTCATTGTAAATGCAATTGAGTATTTCATTCCTCTTGGAGATCTTGTTAATGTAGAAGAAGAGATTAAAAAGATGGAAGATGAGTTGAAATATACGCAAGGTTTCTTGATGTCAGTTCAGAAGAAAATGAGCAATGAGCGTTTTGTAAATAACGCACCCGCAAAAGTGATTGAGATTGAGAAAAAGAAAATGGCTGATGCAGAAGCTAAAATCAAAGTTTTAGAAGACCGTATCGCTAGCATGAAGTAA
- a CDS encoding DUF4783 domain-containing protein, with protein sequence MRFIKYILTGIFFLFVCSSTVSSQTQNELPRELITAFKQGNSISLSNFFGNRIELSIEDKEAIYSKSQAKQIMAKFFREYPPTDFKKKHTGGKPGANYVIGDLITKKGKFRVNFLIKKNTGKFVIHRLNIEKN encoded by the coding sequence ATGAGATTTATAAAATACATATTAACAGGAATATTCTTCCTATTCGTTTGCTCTTCAACTGTAAGTTCTCAAACTCAAAATGAGTTGCCAAGAGAATTAATTACTGCCTTTAAACAAGGCAATAGTATTAGTTTGTCGAATTTCTTCGGAAATCGAATTGAATTATCGATTGAAGACAAAGAAGCTATTTATAGCAAATCACAAGCAAAACAAATCATGGCAAAATTTTTCAGAGAATATCCTCCTACAGATTTTAAGAAAAAACATACAGGAGGAAAACCCGGAGCTAATTATGTCATTGGTGATTTAATAACTAAAAAAGGTAAATTCCGAGTCAACTTCTTAATAAAAAAGAACACTGGAAAATTTGTCATTCATCGGTTGAACATCGAAAAAAATTAA
- a CDS encoding ammonium transporter codes for MKNNRKWLYAFLLLIVVSIIGIFIPGVEFGVSDPNIVSGDVAWMLTSTALVLLMTPGLAFFYGGMVDPRNIISTILQSFVAMGIVSMIWVTIGFSLAFGDSIGPEGFGLVGNPLTYLMFKNVGGSTHPEMAPTIPFALFALFQLKFAIITPALITGSFAGRVRFRSYMIFISLFTIFIYAPLAHWTWHPNGFLRNMGVLDFAGGTVVHMSAGFAALAGAMFLGKRTKSKYNEKRSNIPFVLLGAGMLWFGWFGFNAGSALEASSTAVLALLNTNTASAAAMLTWIFLDGARGHKPSGLGAAIGLVVGLVAITPAAGFVTVGASITIGVVASIVSNYAITLQGKTSLDDTLDVFPAHGMGGITGMLLTAVFAHEVGLVHGEVRTFLMHILALIIVGIFTFGGSYLLYWITNKFVSLRVSEYSENKGLDVTQHDESYSFAYKE; via the coding sequence ATGAAGAACAATAGAAAGTGGCTTTATGCCTTCTTGCTACTTATTGTAGTGTCGATTATTGGAATTTTTATTCCAGGTGTGGAATTTGGAGTTAGTGATCCAAATATTGTTTCAGGTGATGTAGCATGGATGTTAACATCAACAGCTCTCGTTCTCTTAATGACTCCAGGGCTTGCCTTCTTCTATGGAGGAATGGTAGATCCTCGTAATATTATTTCAACAATACTTCAAAGTTTTGTTGCAATGGGTATTGTTAGCATGATTTGGGTTACCATTGGCTTTAGTCTTGCTTTCGGAGACAGTATTGGTCCTGAAGGTTTTGGTCTTGTCGGCAACCCTTTAACATATCTCATGTTTAAAAATGTTGGTGGTTCAACTCATCCAGAAATGGCCCCAACCATTCCATTTGCACTCTTTGCTTTGTTTCAGCTTAAGTTTGCCATCATCACTCCTGCATTAATTACTGGATCATTTGCAGGTAGAGTAAGATTTAGATCTTACATGATTTTCATAAGTCTTTTCACAATATTTATATATGCACCACTTGCACACTGGACTTGGCATCCAAATGGGTTTCTTCGCAACATGGGCGTTTTAGATTTTGCCGGTGGAACAGTAGTTCATATGTCGGCAGGTTTTGCAGCCTTGGCAGGAGCTATGTTTTTAGGAAAAAGAACAAAATCGAAATACAACGAGAAACGATCAAACATTCCATTTGTATTACTAGGCGCAGGAATGTTGTGGTTTGGTTGGTTCGGCTTTAATGCAGGATCTGCACTCGAAGCCTCATCAACTGCAGTTTTAGCATTGCTTAATACCAATACTGCATCAGCAGCAGCAATGTTAACTTGGATTTTCCTTGATGGCGCAAGAGGACACAAACCTTCTGGACTTGGAGCTGCAATTGGATTGGTTGTTGGGCTAGTTGCCATTACACCAGCAGCAGGATTTGTTACTGTTGGCGCATCCATTACCATTGGAGTTGTTGCATCAATTGTTAGTAATTATGCCATTACATTACAAGGAAAAACTTCTCTTGATGATACCTTAGATGTATTTCCTGCACACGGAATGGGTGGAATTACAGGAATGCTTTTAACTGCTGTTTTTGCACATGAAGTTGGACTTGTACACGGAGAAGTAAGAACTTTTCTAATGCATATTTTGGCATTAATCATTGTTGGCATATTTACATTTGGTGGTTCTTACTTACTTTACTGGATAACCAATAAATTTGTAAGCCTAAGAGTATCAGAATATTCAGAAAACAAAGGATTGGATGTCACTCAACATGACGAATCTTATTCTTTTGCATACAAAGAATAA